GTAGAGGTTTTGGACGGGGATGTGATCCGTACCAACCTGAGCAAGGGGTTGGGCTTTTCCAAAGAGGATCGGGATACCAATGTGCTGCGCGTGGGTTGGGTCGCCGAAGTGCTCAGCCGGAACGGCGTGGCCGTGTTGTGCGCGTTGATTTCCCCTTATCGGGAGACGCGCAACAAGGTGCGAGAGCGTGTTCAGAATTTTGTTGAGGTCTATGTGAACGCGCCACTGGAAGAGGTCATCCGACGGGATGTGAAGGGGCTATACAAAAAGGCGTTGGCCGGGGAAATCAAGAACTTCACTGGCGTCTCGGACCCTTATGAGCCGCCGGAGAACCCCGAGGTGGTGTGTAACACCGCCGAAGAGACGCTGGAAGAAAGCGTGCAGAAGGTGCTGGACTATTTGGAGCGTCGGGGCTGGTTGTTGCCCAGACCCGATGGACAGGGCGTGCAGGATATCCATCGACAGAAGGTCCCATGACAGGAAAGACGATTTTCTCGCTGTTCGACTTGACCGAACGGGTGGCCCTGGTTACCGGTGGGGCAGGCTTGCTGGGTGAGCAGTTCTGCCGTACCCTGGCCGCGGCCGGGGCGGCGGTGGCCGTTGTGGATCTCAACGCCCAGGGCGCCGAAAAGGTGGCCGAGGCTATCCGGGCTCACGGCGGCCGTGCGGCTGCTTATGCGGTGGACATCACCGACCTGGAGGCCGTGCGCTCCGCCGTGGAAGATATCGTGGCCCGTTGGGGGCGGCTGGATATCCTGGTCAACAGCGCGGCCCTGGACCCCAAGGTGAGCGCCGAGGGCCGGGTGCAGGCGGCCGGGGCTTTTGAGGATTTTCCTCTGGACATCTGGCGGCAGGCTCTGGAGGTCAATCTCACGGGGATGTTCCTGGTCACTCAGGCCGCCGTGCGCCCGATGAAGGCCCAAGGTAAGGGGAGCATCATCAACCTTTGCTCCACTTATGGCCTGGTAGGCCCAGATCAGCGAATTTATCAGAAGCCCGTCCAGCCGCCTCAATACAAGCCGGTGTATTACACGGTGACCAAGGCCGCCGTGCTGGGCTTTACGCGTTATCTGGCTACCTACTACGCGGGCACCCAGATTCGCGTCAACGCCCTCACGCCGGGCGGAGTGTACAACGAACAGGATGAGGAGTTCGTGCGCCAGTACAGCGCCCGGACCGTGTTGGGCCGCATGGCGCGCAAGGACGAGATGAACGGGGCTTTGCTCTTCTTGGCCTCGGATGCCTCTTCCTACATGACAGGCGCCAATCTGGTGGTGGACGGCGGCTGGACGGCATGGTGATGTGCGTATGACCGAGGTTTTGGCGCTTATCCCCGCGCGGGGTGGCTCCAAGTCTATCCCGCGGAAGAACATCAAGCCCTTTCTGGGCTATCCGTTGCTGGCGTATAGCATCGCTGCGGGTCTGCAAGCCGAGACGGTGACGCGGGTCGTCGTTTCCACCGACGACGAAGAAATCGCTGCCGTGGCCCGTGAATACGGAGCCGAGGTGCCTTTTCTGCGCCCGGCTCACCTGGCGCAAGACGCCACCCCTGACCTGCCCGTGTTTGTCCATGCCTTGCAGTGGCTGGCCGAGCACGAGGGGTTTCGCCCCGAGGTGGTGGTCCAGTTGCGGCCCACGACGCCTGTGCGCCCGCCGGGGATGGTGGACGAGGCCGTCCGCCTGCTGCTCAGCCGTCCGGAGGCCGATTCGGTGCGCGGCGTGGTGCCCTCGGGACAGAACCC
The sequence above is a segment of the Anaerolineae bacterium genome. Coding sequences within it:
- a CDS encoding SDR family oxidoreductase, with amino-acid sequence MTGKTIFSLFDLTERVALVTGGAGLLGEQFCRTLAAAGAAVAVVDLNAQGAEKVAEAIRAHGGRAAAYAVDITDLEAVRSAVEDIVARWGRLDILVNSAALDPKVSAEGRVQAAGAFEDFPLDIWRQALEVNLTGMFLVTQAAVRPMKAQGKGSIINLCSTYGLVGPDQRIYQKPVQPPQYKPVYYTVTKAAVLGFTRYLATYYAGTQIRVNALTPGGVYNEQDEEFVRQYSARTVLGRMARKDEMNGALLFLASDASSYMTGANLVVDGGWTAW
- the cysC gene encoding adenylyl-sulfate kinase is translated as MEHTGFTVWFTGLSGAGKSTIANALAKELRARGMKVEVLDGDVIRTNLSKGLGFSKEDRDTNVLRVGWVAEVLSRNGVAVLCALISPYRETRNKVRERVQNFVEVYVNAPLEEVIRRDVKGLYKKALAGEIKNFTGVSDPYEPPENPEVVCNTAEETLEESVQKVLDYLERRGWLLPRPDGQGVQDIHRQKVP